The following proteins are encoded in a genomic region of Dasypus novemcinctus isolate mDasNov1 chromosome 21, mDasNov1.1.hap2, whole genome shotgun sequence:
- the LOC101444894 gene encoding leucine-rich repeat-containing protein 37A3-like: MKVIENADNLNSIAFFRTLSRNPLTTVEDSYLFKLPALKYLDMGTTQVSFTTIENILMMTLALEKLILPSHMSCCLCQFKNNIEVICKTVKLRCDSECVTNTTCCDEEASLVDTEGAFMKALQARKKNSSTELTIEPEQASSDKNGVSLSASTNEQLDFNDDSDVISALNYILPYFSEGSLEDVESTLLPFIKLLLSNLQEGDNPLNHLTKNTRNLPLKNAPKNTLYKKKLRKLYFLENLLDAEIQEKIDEVKKKEKTAMPMHSNLIGTKFKRQIFQKRLETAQPQGSFQENSLAKIQKASVGKRPLRVNRVIKGPRGIQKRHFKEMGDQSIKRKQGAQAFVENIAKERIPRRPTPRELGRFRKVRRPRKLVGNSFDTEPSFVKDHKAAVSSSLKQYSMGRPSTTIPLRAPPEVRNKLKDLAYSDSVLEDAKDRVKHMKAPKPISYSRKNYLFHKARSGVSHKTLKARPSRKLRKEGSFNRLTLEKRPPFSAMRSLINSPSGEAFSSSERNSQENPFSELFGLSKSPTENIAKETITAKSTSARSISVENTSAENTTVIQKTAPITPAITNSTTANSSVTVDNLMLTVNRTNETQWVYHNLGTDLPPKTEGSTLPLHSSPGDKFETQLNQQLRSLIPNNDVRKLISHVMRTLKMDCSEPHVQLACAKLISRTGLLMKLLSEQQEVKVSKADWDTDQWKTENYIHESTEVQSEQKGRRLSEPTKEVPGYGYNNKLILAISVTVVVMILIIIFCVIEIYSHRAASEEDEEKGPRKCTTESENQEGFFWRRRPL, translated from the exons ATGAAAGTAATTGAAAATGCAGATAATTTAAATTCCATTGCATTTTTCAGAACTCTCAGTCGTAATCCTCTGACAACTGTGGAAGATTCATATCTTTTTAAATTGCCagcattaaaatattt AGACATGGGAACAACACAAGTGTCATTTACAACAATTGAGAACATCCTCATGATGACCCTTGCATTGGAAAAATT GATTTTACCGAGTCATATGTCCTGCTGCCTCtgccaatttaaaaataatatagaggTTATCTGCAAGACAGTCAAGCTGCGTTGTGACAGTGAATGTGTGACAAATACAACATGTTGTG ATGAGGAAGCATCTCTAGTGGATACAGAAGGAGCCTTCATGAAGGCTTTGCAAGCCCGGAAGAAGAATAGCAGTACTGAACTGACCATTGAGCCCGAGCAAGCATCCTCAGACAAAAATGGCGTCAGTCTGTCAGCTTCCACGAACGAACAGCTGGACTTCAATGATGACAGTGACGTTATTAgtgcactgaattacatattgcCTTATTTCTCAGAGGGAAGTCTGGAAGATGTAGAATCAACATTATTACCATTCATTAAGCTGCTTTTGTCAAATCTGCAAGAGGGAGATAATCCCCTGAATCATTTGACAAAAAACACAAGGAACCTTCCTCTTAAGAACGCACCCAAGAAtactctttacaaaaaaaaattaaggaaactctattttctggaaaatttGTTAGATGcagaaattcaagaaaaaattgatgaggttaaaaagaaagaaaaaactgccatgCCTATGCATTCCAACTTAATAGGTACCAAATTTAAACGCCAGATCTTTCAAAAGAGATTGGAAACTGCCCAGCCACAGGGCAGTTTCCAGGAAAACAGTCTGGCAAAGATTCAGAAAGCAAGTGTAGGAAAAAGGCCGTTGAGAGTGAACAGAGTCATCAAGGGACCAAGAGGCATCCAGAAAAGGCACTTCAAAGAAATGGGAGATCAGAGTATCAAGAGGAAACAGGGTGCCCAGGCATTTGTGGAGAACATCGCCAAAGAAAGAATACCCAGGAGGCCCACCCCAAGGGAGCTGGGGCGGTTTCGCAAGGTGCGGAGGCCAAGGAAATTGGTGGGAAACTCCTTCGACACTGAGCCTTCATTTGTAAAGGACCATAAGGCAGCAGTCTCTTCTTCCTTGAAGCAATACTCAATGGGCAGGCCTTCTACCACCATCCCTCTACGAGCCCCACCTGAGGTTAGAAACAAATTGAAAGACTTAGCCTACTCCGATTCTGTTTTAGAAGATGCAAAAGATAGAGTTAAACACATGAAGGCTCCTAAACCAATCTCATATTCCAGAAAAAATTACCTCTTTCATAAAGCTCGCTCTGGTGTAAGCCACAAAACACTCAAGGCCAGACCAAGTCGAAAGCTCAGAAAGGAAGGTTCATTCAATAGACTTACGCTTGAAAAGAGACCTCCTTTCTCTGCAATGAGAAGCCTCATAAATTCCCCTTCAGGAGAGGCTTTTTCATCTTCAGAACGAAATTCTCAGGAAAATCCTTTTTCAGAATTATTTGGTCTTTCAAAATCTCCTacagaaaacattgctaaagaaacAATTACTGCAAAAAGCACTTCTGCCAGAAGCATTTCTGTAGAAAACACTTCTGCAGAAAATACTACTGTGATACAAAAGACTGCCCCTATAACCCCTGCCATTACGAATTCTACCACTGCaaattcttctgtgactgtagACAACTTAATGCTAACTGTTAACCGAACCAATGAAACCCAATGGGTATACCATAACTTGGGCACCGACTTACCCCCCAAGACCGAGGGCTCCACTCTTCCACTTCACTCATCCCCAGGTGATAAATTTGAAACTCAGCTAAACCAACAACTACGGTCTCTCATCCCCAACAACGATGTGAGAAAGCTCATTTCTCATGTTATGCGGACTTTGAAAATGGACTGCTCTGAGCCCCATGTGCAACTGGCCTGTGCAAAGCTCATCTCCAGAACAGGCCTTCTGATGAAGCTTCTCAGTGAACAACAAGAAGTAAAGGTGTCCAAGGCAGACTGggatacagaccaatggaaaacTGAGAACTATATCCATGAGAGCACAGAAGTCCAGAGTGAACAAAAAGGGCGAAGATTAAGTGAG cccacAAAAGAAGTTCCAGGATATGGCTATAACAACAAACTCATCTTGGCAATATCCGTTACTGTGGTAGTGATGATTTTGATTATAATTTTCTGTGTCATTGAG